DNA sequence from the Chroogloeocystis siderophila 5.2 s.c.1 genome:
GCTGCGTTACAAACACAAATGCAGCAGGTAGGCTTATCGAGTTTCAAAGCGTTGGCTGATGCAGCGGAAGTTTCGCCGCAACAGATTCGCAAGTTACGTCGTGGCGAAGTTGGGCAAATGCGTGTGGAAACTCTGCTCAAGCTTTCGCAAGTGCTACAAGTATCATTAGATGAGTTATTAGATACTTTTTCTAGTGCAAGTACTCAGGCAATGCTACAGCAGCCAGATACATTAAAACAAGAGTACCAAAGATTGCAGCACTTACTCGAACAGCAGCGCGAAAACTTATGGCAGGAGTTTCAGCAATCAAGTCTACAACAGCTTGAGTCCTGGTTGGTGCAATGGCCAACAGCAGCACAAAAAGCGCAGGAAAATCCGCAATTACCTGCTGTGCGGTTGTTACCTTTAATGCGACCTGTGGAACAGTTATTGCAATCTTGGGGAGTCGAAGCGATCGCACCTGTAGGAGCAGAATTGCCATATGACCCACAAGTACATCAACTCTTAGAAGGAACTGCACAGCCAGGTGATCGCGTTAAGGTACGTTACACAGGCTACCGTCATGGAGAAAAATTACTGAAGCGCGCGCAAGTAAGTTATGTCGCCCCGTGGAGTCCTTGAAACAATCTCCCCTTTGGCTGATGTTCTTCTCGGCTGAGATTTGTTCCACTATGTATGGACGAACAAGAAGAGTAAAACCAGGAATTATGCGTAAGATCAATATTGGTTTATCTGACGAACAACGCGCGGGTGTAGTTGAATTACTTAACCGCGACTTATCTGACGCGTATCTAGTTCTCATCAAAACTAAAAAGTTTCATTGGGATGTCATTGGTCCCCAATTTCGCTCACTCCACGAAATTTGGGAAGAGCAGTACACAGCTTTAACCGAAAACATTGATGCGATCGCTGAGCGCGTACGTGCATTAGGTGGTTTTCCTGTCGGTACCGCAAAAGGTTTTCTAGAAAACTCTACTATTAAAGAGCAAGAAGACAATATTCCCCTAGCTACTGAAATGGTTGCTCAGCTAGTAGACGATCACGAGCAAATTATCCGCAATCTACGCGATCACGTTGATCAGTGTTCTGAAGAATTTCATGATGAAGGTACATCTGACTTTCTTACAGGCTTAATGGAGCAGCATGAAGAAATGGCATGGATGTTACGCTCCTTTATCGAAGGCGAAT
Encoded proteins:
- a CDS encoding helix-turn-helix domain-containing protein, which translates into the protein MNAQDKSSSRNPELTSDSDHLTAALQTQMQQVGLSSFKALADAAEVSPQQIRKLRRGEVGQMRVETLLKLSQVLQVSLDELLDTFSSASTQAMLQQPDTLKQEYQRLQHLLEQQRENLWQEFQQSSLQQLESWLVQWPTAAQKAQENPQLPAVRLLPLMRPVEQLLQSWGVEAIAPVGAELPYDPQVHQLLEGTAQPGDRVKVRYTGYRHGEKLLKRAQVSYVAPWSP
- a CDS encoding Dps family protein, whose product is MRKINIGLSDEQRAGVVELLNRDLSDAYLVLIKTKKFHWDVIGPQFRSLHEIWEEQYTALTENIDAIAERVRALGGFPVGTAKGFLENSTIKEQEDNIPLATEMVAQLVDDHEQIIRNLRDHVDQCSEEFHDEGTSDFLTGLMEQHEEMAWMLRSFIEGESLKADGSKPEAEMKVPAQVK